The following proteins are encoded in a genomic region of Sesamum indicum cultivar Zhongzhi No. 13 linkage group LG8, S_indicum_v1.0, whole genome shotgun sequence:
- the LOC105169545 gene encoding LAG1 longevity assurance homolog 2 yields the protein MEPIWKYNEVPTASNFIIAVYFAVAFVAARFLLDRFIYRRLAIWLLGRGTNQLKLNETIRAKIVKCSESMWKLTYYATVEFSILATAYHEPWFTDVKHYYIGWPDHELKLSLKLIYMCQCGFYIYSIAALLMWETRRKDFSVMMSHHVVTVILIGYSYIARFFRIGAVILALHDASDVFLEAAKVFKYSEKELGASICFGFFALSWLLLRLIFFPFWVIRSSSYYSCQVMRLSEPYLLASYYVFNTMLFTLLVFHIYWWKLILAMIMKQLKSRGKVGEDIRSDSEDDD from the exons ATGGAACCGATCTGGAAGTACAATGAAGTCCCCACTGCTTCGAACTTCATCATTGCTGTCTACTTTGCAGTTGCGTTCGTTGCTGCGAGGTTTTTGCTCGATAGGTTTATCTATCGT AGACTGGCAATCTGGCTGTTGGGCAGAGGAACCAATCAGCTCAAACTTAATGAGACAATAAGGGCAAAAATAGTGAAATGCTCAGAGTCCATGTGGAAGCTTACGTACTATGCTACTGTTGAGTTTTCTATTTTGGCAACTGCATACCATGAGCCATGGTTCACAGATGTAAAGCACTACTACATTGGCTGGCCTGACCACGAGCTGAA GCTCTCCTTGAAGCTTATCTACATGTGCCAATGCGGGTTCTACATCTACAGCATTGCTGCACTCCTTATGTGGGAAACACGAAGGAAGGATTTCTCTGTGATGATGTCACATCATGTAGTCACTGTAATCTTGATTGGATATTCATACATCGCAAG GTTCTTTCGGATAGGAGCTGTTATTCTTGCACTGCATGACGCCAGTGATGTATTCCTCGAAGCTGCGAAGGTTTTTAAGTACTCTGAGAAAGAGCTAGGAGCTAGCATctgttttggtttttttgCCTTGTCATGGCTTCTACTTAGGCTTATATTCTTTCCATTTTGGGTCATAAGATCATCAAG CTACTACTCATGCCAAGTCATGCGCCTGTCAGAGCCATACTTACTAGCGTCATACTATGTCTTCAATACGATGTTATTTACGCTGCTTGTTTTTCACATTTACTGGTGGAAGCTTATATTGGCAATGATCATGAAACAGCTGAAAAGTAGAGGCAAAGTTGGGGAAGATATTCGATCAG ATTCAGAAGATGATGACTAG